The following coding sequences are from one Polynucleobacter sp. JS-JIR-II-50 window:
- the rfaD gene encoding ADP-glyceromanno-heptose 6-epimerase — protein MTIIVTGAAGFIGANIVQALNARGEKNIIAVDDLRPADKYRNLADLDIIDYLDKDEFLEAFRSGRFGKVKAVFHEGACSDTMETDGIFMMANNYRYTMDLLDICTEQKVQLLYASSAATYGGSDVFVESREHEKPLNIYGYSKFLFDQVMRKRFAEKANTAQVVGFRYFNVYGPRESHKGRMASVAFHQYHQYKANGHVKLFGEYGGYAPGEQSRDFVSVEDVVKVNLFFLDHPEISGIFNLGSGRAQPFNDVAHAVANSMRKLDNAAPATLQELVKEKAIEYIPFPDALKGKYQCFTQADLTKLRAAGYTEPFLNVEQGVGKYIEWLEANAGFLANPL, from the coding sequence GTGACTATTATCGTAACCGGCGCAGCTGGATTTATTGGCGCTAATATTGTTCAAGCGCTCAATGCGCGTGGTGAAAAAAATATCATTGCAGTGGATGATCTTCGTCCTGCAGATAAGTATCGCAATCTCGCTGATTTGGACATCATTGATTACCTCGATAAAGATGAGTTTTTAGAAGCATTTAGAAGTGGTCGCTTTGGCAAAGTTAAGGCCGTGTTTCATGAAGGAGCTTGCTCCGACACCATGGAAACAGATGGTATTTTCATGATGGCGAACAACTATCGCTACACCATGGACCTGTTGGATATTTGTACTGAGCAAAAAGTTCAATTGCTTTATGCCTCTTCTGCAGCAACCTATGGCGGTTCAGACGTATTTGTAGAGAGCCGTGAGCACGAGAAGCCCCTTAATATTTATGGCTACTCTAAGTTCTTATTTGATCAAGTGATGCGTAAGCGCTTTGCTGAAAAAGCCAATACAGCACAAGTAGTTGGCTTCCGTTACTTCAATGTCTATGGCCCTCGTGAGTCACATAAAGGCCGCATGGCTTCAGTTGCCTTTCATCAATATCATCAATACAAGGCTAATGGCCACGTGAAACTGTTTGGTGAGTACGGTGGTTATGCGCCTGGTGAGCAAAGTCGCGACTTTGTATCTGTTGAGGATGTAGTTAAAGTAAACCTCTTCTTCTTGGATCATCCAGAAATTAGTGGCATCTTCAATTTGGGCAGCGGTCGTGCGCAACCTTTTAATGATGTAGCGCATGCCGTCGCTAACTCTATGCGTAAGCTAGATAATGCAGCGCCTGCAACTCTTCAAGAATTGGTTAAAGAAAAAGCGATTGAGTACATTCCGTTTCCGGATGCGCTCAAAGGCAAATATCAATGCTTTACTCAAGCCGATCTCACCAAACTTAGAGCGGCTGGCTATACAGAGCCCTTCCTCAATGTAGAGCAGGGTGTAGGAAAATATATTGAGTGGTTGGAGGCCAATGCTGGTTTTCTAGCTAACCCCTTGTAA
- the rfaE1 gene encoding D-glycero-beta-D-manno-heptose-7-phosphate kinase → MEKANREQFSKARLLVVGDVMLDRYWFGDTNRISPEAPVPVVQVGKIDERLGGAANVARNVAALDAKATILGIVGNDEPGKRVVELLKAGGVDSQLEIDADVPTIVKLRVIARQQQLIRLDFEETPSAKALAHKLERFEKLVGAADVVILSDYGKGALGQVAHMIEQAKAQNKMILVDPKGEDYEKYRGATVLTPNRSELRQVVGQWTSEEDLTKKAQDLRKSLDLQALLLTRSEDGMSLYTESGVSHVKAQAREVFDVSGAGDTVIATLAVALAAKWPLEKAMALANRAGGIVVGKLGTATVTSEELQ, encoded by the coding sequence ATGGAAAAAGCAAACCGAGAGCAGTTCTCTAAAGCCCGCCTATTAGTGGTGGGTGATGTCATGCTCGATCGCTATTGGTTTGGCGATACTAATCGTATTTCTCCTGAGGCGCCAGTTCCAGTGGTGCAGGTAGGTAAGATTGATGAGCGTCTTGGTGGCGCCGCTAACGTAGCGCGTAACGTGGCTGCACTCGACGCTAAAGCAACTATTTTGGGTATTGTTGGTAACGATGAGCCTGGTAAACGTGTAGTTGAGTTGTTAAAAGCTGGTGGTGTCGATAGTCAATTAGAAATTGATGCGGACGTTCCCACTATTGTGAAACTTCGTGTGATTGCTCGCCAGCAACAATTAATTCGCTTAGACTTTGAAGAAACCCCTAGTGCAAAAGCGCTTGCTCATAAATTAGAGCGTTTTGAAAAACTCGTTGGTGCTGCTGATGTAGTAATACTTTCCGATTACGGCAAAGGTGCATTGGGCCAAGTAGCTCATATGATTGAGCAAGCTAAAGCACAAAACAAAATGATCTTGGTTGACCCTAAGGGTGAAGATTATGAGAAGTATCGTGGCGCTACCGTTTTAACGCCTAACCGCAGTGAGTTACGCCAAGTAGTTGGCCAGTGGACTAGCGAAGAAGATTTGACCAAGAAAGCCCAGGACCTCAGAAAGTCTCTTGACTTACAAGCCTTGCTCCTTACCCGTTCTGAGGACGGAATGAGCCTATATACCGAATCCGGTGTGAGTCACGTTAAAGCGCAGGCGCGTGAGGTGTTTGATGTCTCTGGTGCTGGTGATACTGTAATTGCAACATTGGCTGTAGCCTTAGCTGCGAAGTGGCCTTTAGAAAAAGCCATGGCGCTTGCAAACCGTGCAGGTGGCATCGTTGTTGGTAAGTTGGGAACTGCAACCGTTACTTCAGAGGAATTACAGTGA
- a CDS encoding UDP-glucose/GDP-mannose dehydrogenase family protein encodes MKVTIIGSGYVGLVTGACLAEQGNNVFCVDVDPKKIEILNSGGVPIYEPGLKEMIERNRSAGRLQFSTDIAASVAHGDIQFIAVGTPPDEDGSADLQYVVAAACNIGRHMTTPKVIVDKSTVPVGTADKVQAAITEELEKRGLPSDLCAVVSNPEFLKEGAAVEDFMRPDRIVIGTENTPAGMRAKEQMRKLYAPFNRNHERTYYMDVKSAELTKYAANAMLATRISFMNELANLADLVGADIEHVRQGIGSDSRIGFGFLYPGTGYGGSCFPKDVSALSKTAKEHGRDLKILDAVEAVNELQKYILVDKIEKRFGSDLIGMKFALWGLAFKPNTDDMREAPSRVIIQELVKRGAQVVAYDPVAMSEASHALELDFRGNPTGLAQVSMTADPMSALTDADALVIVTEWKAFHTPDFDQAMQKLKRAIIFDGRNLYEPASMQELGIEYHGIGRHN; translated from the coding sequence TTGAAAGTCACCATCATCGGTAGCGGTTACGTAGGTCTTGTTACAGGCGCATGCTTGGCCGAGCAGGGCAATAACGTTTTTTGTGTTGACGTAGATCCAAAAAAGATTGAGATTCTCAACTCTGGCGGCGTGCCTATTTATGAGCCCGGTCTTAAAGAGATGATTGAGCGCAACAGAAGTGCTGGCCGTTTGCAGTTCTCCACTGATATTGCTGCATCCGTTGCCCATGGTGATATTCAGTTCATCGCGGTTGGTACACCTCCGGATGAAGATGGCTCAGCTGATTTGCAATACGTCGTCGCGGCAGCGTGCAACATCGGTCGTCATATGACCACTCCTAAAGTGATTGTTGATAAATCGACTGTGCCAGTGGGTACTGCGGATAAGGTTCAAGCCGCAATTACCGAAGAGCTAGAAAAAAGAGGTTTACCTTCAGACTTATGTGCCGTGGTCTCCAATCCTGAGTTCTTAAAAGAAGGTGCAGCTGTCGAAGACTTTATGCGTCCTGACCGCATCGTGATTGGTACTGAAAATACTCCAGCAGGAATGCGCGCTAAAGAGCAAATGCGCAAACTCTATGCCCCATTCAATCGTAACCACGAACGCACCTACTATATGGATGTGAAGAGTGCTGAGCTGACTAAATATGCAGCTAATGCGATGTTGGCGACCCGCATCTCCTTTATGAATGAGTTAGCCAACTTGGCTGACTTAGTTGGTGCTGATATTGAACATGTGCGCCAAGGTATTGGTTCTGACTCACGTATTGGTTTTGGCTTTTTGTATCCCGGTACTGGTTATGGCGGATCATGCTTTCCTAAAGATGTGTCAGCTTTATCCAAAACCGCTAAAGAGCATGGTAGAGATCTCAAGATCCTTGATGCTGTTGAAGCTGTCAATGAATTACAAAAGTACATCTTGGTCGATAAGATCGAAAAGCGCTTTGGTAGTGACCTTATAGGCATGAAGTTTGCACTCTGGGGCTTGGCTTTTAAACCTAATACCGACGATATGCGCGAAGCGCCTAGCCGTGTGATTATTCAGGAATTAGTTAAGCGTGGCGCCCAAGTGGTTGCGTATGATCCGGTCGCCATGTCTGAAGCTAGTCATGCCCTGGAGCTCGACTTTAGAGGTAATCCAACAGGTCTTGCGCAAGTATCAATGACCGCTGATCCGATGTCAGCACTAACTGATGCTGATGCCTTGGTTATTGTGACGGAATGGAAGGCATTCCATACACCAGATTTTGACCAAGCCATGCAAAAACTCAAGCGTGCCATCATCTTTGATGGCCGTAACCTCTATGAGCCAGCTTCTATGCAAGAATTAGGTATTGAGTACCATGGTATTGGTAGACATAATTAA
- the lapB gene encoding lipopolysaccharide assembly protein LapB, giving the protein MIQMATPWLLLLPVMFGIGWLAARWDLRLENRMDERERMRQQRSTFKGLSLLLNEQPDQAIETLVKIAQLDPETIELHFSLGNLFRRRGETERAIRIHQHLANRDDLKPRDRDHAAYELGRDFLRAGLLDRAEASLNRVGDGKYAEPAKESLLEMYQIEHDWKKAIIAASELEGLQDKSHHTEIAQFHCELGQEALRRKDLVEAEQSIQRALQAVPNHARALILQGDYLMAMDRPAQAIEAWSLIASSHPAYMHLLADRWMLAHAAINKEDEGLDRLCELLKTQATGELLDIVHKHLMKIRGPQAANAMLSDVMQHSPTLIALSKMAETRLALEEGSANPERLLELQSILKLLRQRTTSLARYTCGNCGFRARRFYWQCPGCNHWEAYSPRRSEGAAPSGPSM; this is encoded by the coding sequence ATGATTCAGATGGCTACTCCTTGGTTGCTGCTGCTACCAGTAATGTTTGGTATCGGTTGGTTAGCGGCGCGCTGGGATTTGCGTCTTGAAAACCGCATGGATGAACGTGAGCGCATGCGTCAGCAGCGCTCTACTTTTAAAGGTTTGAGCCTTTTGCTCAATGAGCAACCTGATCAAGCGATTGAAACCTTAGTCAAAATTGCCCAGTTAGATCCAGAGACCATTGAGTTACATTTCTCATTAGGCAATTTATTTCGCCGTCGCGGTGAAACAGAGCGCGCTATTCGCATTCATCAACACCTGGCTAATCGTGATGATTTAAAGCCTCGTGATCGTGATCACGCTGCCTATGAGTTAGGCCGTGACTTTTTACGGGCAGGTTTGCTTGACCGCGCCGAAGCCTCGCTAAATCGTGTCGGTGATGGCAAATATGCTGAGCCTGCAAAAGAGAGCTTGTTGGAGATGTATCAAATTGAGCATGATTGGAAAAAAGCCATCATTGCTGCAAGTGAACTAGAAGGGCTGCAAGATAAATCGCATCATACTGAAATCGCTCAATTTCACTGTGAGCTTGGTCAAGAGGCCTTACGTCGCAAAGACTTGGTTGAGGCGGAGCAATCCATCCAGCGTGCTCTGCAGGCTGTGCCGAATCATGCGCGTGCTTTGATCTTGCAAGGCGATTATTTGATGGCAATGGATCGTCCTGCTCAAGCGATTGAGGCTTGGAGTTTAATTGCTAGTTCTCATCCCGCTTATATGCATTTATTAGCCGATCGTTGGATGCTGGCTCATGCAGCAATTAATAAAGAGGACGAAGGTTTGGATCGCCTCTGTGAGTTGCTAAAAACTCAAGCCACTGGTGAGTTGCTCGATATTGTGCATAAGCACTTGATGAAAATTCGGGGCCCACAGGCAGCAAATGCGATGTTGTCTGATGTCATGCAGCATTCGCCGACTTTGATTGCGCTGTCTAAGATGGCTGAAACTCGCCTTGCATTGGAGGAGGGTAGCGCTAACCCAGAAAGACTGCTGGAGTTGCAGTCCATTCTGAAGCTTCTGCGCCAACGTACCACCAGCCTAGCCCGTTACACATGCGGCAATTGCGGCTTTAGAGCGAGAAGATTTTATTGGCAATGCCCTGGCTGTAATCATTGGGAGGCATACTCCCCGAGACGTAGCGAGGGTGCTGCACCTAGCGGCCCTTCCATGTAA
- the rpsA gene encoding 30S ribosomal protein S1 — MSESFAELFEESLTRSNMKTGQVISAEVLRIDHNFVVVNAGLKSEAFIPVEEFHNDAGEIEVAPGDFVSVAIDALENGYGDTILSRDKAKRLASWMNLEKALEQAEIVTGTVTGKVKGGLTVMVNGIRAFLPGSLVDTRPIKDTSPYEGKTMEFKVIKLDRKRNNVVLSRRAVVEASQGEERAKLMSNLKEGAVVTGLVKNITDYGAFVDLGGIDGLLHITDLAWRRVRHPSEMLTVGQEVTAKILKFDQEKNRVSLGVKQLGDDPWVGIARRYPPNTRLFGKVTNLTDYGAFVEIESGIEGLVHVSEMDWTNKNVAPSKATALGTEVEVMVLDIDEDKRRISLGIKQCKANPWEEFSRAQQKGDKLTGAIKSITDFGVFIGLPGGIDGLVHLSDISWNEPGEEAVKKYKKGDEVEATVLAIDVEKERISLGIKQLSGDPFNNYTSVSDKGSLVTGTVKAVDAKGATIHLADEVEAYLRASEISTDRVEDARNVLKEGDSVTAMIINIDRKSRVINLSIKAKDSSDQQDAMSKLQGDAQSGTTNLGALLKAKLDNQG, encoded by the coding sequence ATGTCTGAATCATTTGCAGAACTATTTGAAGAATCATTAACCCGATCGAATATGAAGACCGGCCAAGTTATCTCGGCTGAAGTTCTTCGCATCGACCATAACTTCGTCGTTGTTAACGCTGGCTTAAAGTCTGAAGCGTTTATTCCTGTTGAAGAATTCCATAACGACGCTGGCGAGATTGAAGTAGCTCCTGGCGATTTCGTTTCTGTTGCTATTGACGCTCTTGAGAACGGCTATGGCGACACCATCCTTTCCCGTGATAAAGCGAAACGCTTGGCATCATGGATGAACTTGGAAAAAGCGCTTGAGCAAGCTGAGATCGTTACCGGTACTGTTACTGGTAAGGTTAAAGGCGGCTTGACTGTAATGGTTAACGGTATCCGCGCATTCTTGCCTGGATCACTCGTTGATACACGTCCAATCAAAGACACCAGCCCTTACGAAGGTAAGACGATGGAGTTCAAGGTTATCAAGCTTGACCGTAAACGTAACAACGTAGTGTTGTCACGTCGCGCAGTGGTTGAAGCTAGCCAAGGTGAAGAGCGTGCTAAGTTGATGTCTAACCTTAAAGAAGGCGCAGTAGTTACTGGCCTCGTTAAGAACATCACTGATTACGGCGCATTCGTTGATCTCGGTGGTATCGATGGCCTCTTGCACATCACTGACTTGGCATGGCGTCGTGTGCGTCACCCAAGCGAGATGTTGACTGTTGGTCAAGAAGTTACCGCGAAGATTTTGAAGTTCGATCAAGAGAAGAACCGTGTTTCACTCGGCGTGAAACAACTTGGTGATGATCCATGGGTTGGTATCGCTCGTCGTTACCCACCAAACACCCGTTTATTCGGCAAAGTAACCAATTTGACTGATTACGGCGCATTCGTTGAAATCGAATCTGGTATCGAAGGTTTGGTACACGTTTCTGAAATGGACTGGACTAACAAGAACGTTGCTCCAAGCAAAGCTACTGCATTAGGAACTGAAGTTGAAGTAATGGTTCTGGATATTGATGAAGACAAGCGTCGTATTAGCTTGGGCATTAAGCAGTGCAAAGCGAATCCATGGGAAGAGTTTTCACGTGCCCAACAAAAAGGCGATAAGTTAACTGGCGCAATCAAGTCTATTACTGACTTCGGTGTGTTTATTGGCTTGCCTGGCGGTATCGACGGTTTAGTTCACCTCTCAGACATTTCATGGAATGAGCCAGGTGAAGAAGCTGTTAAGAAATACAAAAAAGGTGATGAAGTTGAAGCCACTGTATTGGCAATTGATGTTGAGAAAGAGCGTATCTCTCTCGGTATTAAGCAATTGTCTGGTGACCCATTCAACAACTACACATCTGTCAGCGACAAGGGTAGCCTCGTTACTGGTACTGTGAAAGCGGTTGATGCTAAGGGTGCAACCATTCACCTGGCTGATGAAGTTGAAGCTTACTTACGTGCCTCTGAGATCTCAACAGATCGCGTTGAAGATGCACGTAATGTATTGAAAGAAGGCGACAGCGTTACTGCAATGATCATTAATATTGATCGCAAGTCACGTGTTATCAATCTTTCAATCAAAGCAAAAGACAGCTCTGATCAACAAGATGCAATGAGCAAGCTCCAAGGTGATGCGCAGTCTGGCACAACCAATTTGGGTGCTTTGTTAAAAGCAAAATTGGATAATCAAGGCTAA
- the cmk gene encoding (d)CMP kinase has translation MNLPPVIAIDGPTASGKGTVASLIAEKLGFHYLDSGALYRLVALASEKQGIDVKNGPELGLLVPKLLISFKNRQIFLNGEDVTDAIRTESMGLRASALAIHPEVRSALVGLQRSFRQSPGLVADGRDMASVIFPDAVLKVFLTATAAARAERRYKQLIAKGISAKLEDLLQDLQERDARDSSRGTAPLLVADGAKVLETSDLSIDQAVKAVLDWYQSTIA, from the coding sequence ATGAACCTTCCACCAGTCATTGCAATTGACGGACCCACCGCTTCAGGCAAGGGGACAGTTGCTTCTCTTATTGCTGAAAAGTTGGGATTCCATTACTTGGATAGCGGCGCCCTCTATCGTTTGGTTGCTTTAGCAAGCGAAAAACAGGGAATTGACGTTAAAAATGGCCCAGAATTAGGCCTTTTGGTTCCTAAGTTATTGATTTCATTCAAAAATAGGCAGATTTTTCTGAATGGCGAGGATGTAACGGATGCTATTCGTACAGAAAGCATGGGATTAAGAGCCTCTGCTTTAGCCATCCACCCTGAGGTGAGATCTGCTTTAGTGGGTCTGCAGCGCAGTTTTCGCCAATCTCCGGGGCTGGTAGCCGATGGTAGGGATATGGCCAGTGTCATATTCCCGGATGCTGTTTTAAAGGTTTTCTTGACTGCAACAGCTGCCGCCAGAGCCGAGCGTCGCTATAAGCAATTGATAGCTAAGGGAATTTCTGCTAAACTTGAAGACTTGCTGCAAGATTTGCAGGAGCGTGATGCCAGAGACAGTAGTCGAGGTACCGCACCCTTGTTAGTTGCAGATGGTGCAAAAGTGCTTGAAACATCAGATTTGTCGATAGATCAAGCAGTTAAGGCGGTTTTAGATTGGTATCAATCAACAATCGCCTAG
- the aroA gene encoding 3-phosphoshikimate 1-carboxyvinyltransferase — MPDISIGPFKRAQGSIVLPGSKSISNRALLLAALSSGTTTLKNLLDADDTQVMRNALRKLGLSVTDQGNNTCVVEGCGGQFPVREADLFMGNAGTAIRPLTAALAMQGGNYRLSGVARMHERPIRDLVDGLRQVGAKIDYELAEGYPPIKISAAAIQIKDVVKVRGDVSSQFLTALLMALPLVAIEPVRIEVIGELISRPYIDITLKLMARFGVTVACPDKQSFIIPAKHSDAVYKSPGQLSVEGDASSASYFLALGAIGGGPLKVLGVGKDSIQGDVAFADALALMGAKINAGEDWIEVSGVTNANGKLNGITMDCTEIPDAAMTLAIAALFAEGPTRLNSIASWRVKETDRIAAMAKELKKVGAIVEEGADYIVVQAPTSQSDWKSPSEGIDTYDDHRMAMCFSLAAFGPNTLKINDPNCVAKTFPTYFAEFAKVVS; from the coding sequence TTGCCAGATATTAGTATTGGTCCATTCAAGCGAGCCCAGGGCTCGATTGTTTTGCCGGGGTCTAAGAGTATTTCGAATCGGGCATTGCTACTTGCAGCCCTTTCTTCTGGCACAACTACCCTCAAGAACCTATTGGATGCGGATGACACTCAGGTCATGCGCAATGCTTTGCGCAAATTGGGTTTATCAGTCACTGATCAGGGAAACAATACCTGTGTAGTAGAGGGTTGTGGCGGTCAATTCCCCGTGCGTGAAGCCGATTTGTTTATGGGTAATGCAGGTACTGCGATTCGTCCCTTAACTGCCGCGCTTGCAATGCAGGGTGGCAATTACCGCTTATCTGGTGTTGCGCGTATGCATGAGAGACCAATACGTGATTTGGTGGATGGTTTGCGTCAAGTGGGCGCAAAAATCGACTATGAATTAGCAGAAGGTTATCCACCGATCAAAATATCAGCAGCAGCGATTCAGATTAAAGATGTCGTTAAAGTGCGTGGCGATGTATCTAGTCAATTTCTAACTGCATTGCTCATGGCTTTGCCTTTGGTTGCGATAGAGCCGGTGCGTATTGAAGTGATTGGTGAGCTTATCTCACGTCCGTACATCGATATCACATTGAAGTTGATGGCGCGCTTTGGCGTAACGGTTGCTTGCCCTGATAAACAGTCATTCATTATTCCTGCAAAACATTCTGATGCCGTTTACAAGAGTCCTGGTCAGCTGTCGGTAGAGGGTGACGCTTCTTCTGCTTCCTACTTTTTGGCTCTAGGCGCCATAGGTGGTGGCCCACTTAAGGTGTTAGGTGTTGGCAAAGATAGTATTCAAGGCGATGTGGCATTTGCCGATGCGCTTGCACTAATGGGCGCAAAGATTAATGCTGGTGAAGATTGGATTGAAGTGTCTGGTGTGACAAATGCCAACGGCAAACTCAATGGGATCACAATGGATTGCACTGAAATTCCAGATGCGGCGATGACACTGGCTATTGCTGCATTATTCGCAGAAGGCCCAACGCGCTTGAATAGCATTGCTAGCTGGCGAGTGAAAGAAACCGATCGCATTGCTGCAATGGCTAAAGAGTTAAAAAAGGTTGGTGCGATCGTAGAAGAGGGCGCTGATTACATCGTTGTACAAGCCCCCACCTCTCAAAGTGATTGGAAGTCTCCAAGCGAGGGGATCGATACGTATGATGACCATCGCATGGCGATGTGCTTCTCGCTCGCTGCGTTTGGTCCAAATACACTCAAGATCAATGATCCGAATTGCGTAGCAAAAACCTTCCCCACCTATTTCGCGGAATTTGCGAAAGTAGTCAGTTAA
- a CDS encoding prephenate dehydrogenase/arogenate dehydrogenase family protein gives MTIINPASNYGTVTIVGVGLIGASLGLALKKAGVVTKVLGVGRSKENLDQAQKMGAIDGVVDLVEAAKQSDVIVLCVPVAQMRAAFEVMEPHLEPRTMISDAGSTKGDVILAAKEVLGKKACQFVPAHPIAGGAQHGASAAKADLFQGKQTIICPLQENSPEDTALIAGFWESVGSEVKKIGVVQHDAIYAAVSHLPHLLSYALMASVVNSEDAEQKLSHVGAGFKDFTRIAASSPEMWRDICLGNRTAILKELDQYLLIVSHMRKLIAENDGPGLEKLFNKASKARQDLDVL, from the coding sequence ATGACCATCATTAATCCAGCAAGCAATTACGGCACTGTCACCATCGTTGGTGTTGGTTTGATTGGTGCGTCTTTAGGTTTGGCACTCAAAAAAGCCGGTGTGGTTACTAAGGTATTGGGTGTTGGTCGTAGCAAAGAAAATTTAGATCAAGCGCAAAAGATGGGTGCGATTGATGGTGTGGTTGATTTGGTTGAAGCGGCAAAACAATCTGATGTGATTGTCCTTTGCGTGCCAGTAGCTCAAATGCGAGCTGCCTTTGAGGTGATGGAGCCTCATCTTGAGCCTCGCACTATGATTAGTGATGCTGGAAGCACTAAGGGTGATGTCATCCTGGCTGCCAAAGAGGTGTTGGGCAAGAAGGCTTGTCAATTTGTACCAGCGCATCCGATTGCTGGTGGGGCTCAGCATGGAGCAAGTGCTGCTAAAGCGGATTTATTTCAGGGAAAGCAAACCATCATTTGCCCATTACAAGAGAACTCACCTGAGGACACGGCTTTGATTGCTGGCTTCTGGGAGAGTGTTGGCTCTGAAGTGAAAAAGATTGGCGTTGTTCAGCACGATGCGATTTATGCGGCCGTATCCCATCTTCCGCACCTCTTGTCATATGCCTTAATGGCTAGCGTGGTGAACTCAGAAGATGCCGAGCAAAAGTTGAGCCATGTTGGTGCCGGCTTTAAAGATTTTACGCGCATTGCTGCATCCAGCCCAGAGATGTGGCGCGACATTTGCTTAGGTAATCGCACCGCAATTCTGAAAGAGTTGGATCAGTATCTGTTGATTGTGAGTCACATGCGTAAACTGATTGCTGAGAACGATGGTCCTGGATTGGAAAAATTATTCAATAAGGCGAGTAAAGCACGTCAAGACTTGGATGTGCTTTGA
- the hisC gene encoding histidinol-phosphate transaminase yields the protein MTSKIGLKHIHAIAPYVGGRPISEVAREYGLDENKIVKLASNENPLGMPKSAQDAMLKAAGDLGRYPDSNGFELKNVLADRLGVPTDWITLGNGSNDILELAARAVAQAGDEVIFSKHAFAVYPLATQAVGARAIEVAATDIYGHDLPAMLAAIKASGDKAKLVFVANPNNPTGSYLTAKEIEDFLLAVPSHVVVVLDEAYNEYLTPEQRYDAIAWVKRFPNMILSRSFSKAYGLAGLRIGYGVAQPHLTDLLNRIRQPFNVNSLAQAAAIAAFQDKAFLQQGFELNRAGYGQLTKAFDELGLQYLPSAGNFVLVRVGDDDQAGARINLELLKRGIIVRPVGNYGLPQWLRISIGLPEENAAFIVALKDILK from the coding sequence GACTTCTAAGATTGGCTTAAAACATATTCATGCGATCGCCCCTTATGTTGGTGGTCGCCCTATCAGCGAAGTTGCGCGTGAGTATGGCCTTGATGAAAATAAAATTGTGAAGCTGGCTTCCAATGAAAATCCATTGGGTATGCCAAAGTCCGCACAAGATGCCATGCTCAAGGCTGCAGGTGACTTAGGTCGCTACCCAGATTCCAATGGTTTTGAGCTAAAGAATGTTTTAGCTGATCGATTGGGTGTACCAACAGATTGGATCACCTTGGGCAACGGCAGTAACGATATTTTGGAGTTGGCTGCGCGTGCAGTGGCGCAAGCGGGCGATGAAGTGATCTTCTCAAAGCATGCTTTTGCTGTTTATCCTCTGGCTACCCAGGCCGTTGGCGCCAGGGCAATTGAAGTGGCTGCTACGGATATTTATGGGCACGATCTACCAGCCATGTTGGCGGCGATTAAAGCATCCGGAGATAAAGCCAAGTTAGTCTTTGTAGCTAACCCAAATAATCCTACAGGTAGTTACCTTACAGCTAAAGAGATTGAAGACTTTTTGCTTGCAGTGCCATCACATGTGGTGGTGGTTCTTGATGAGGCTTATAACGAATACCTCACCCCAGAGCAGCGCTACGATGCGATTGCTTGGGTGAAGCGTTTCCCAAATATGATTTTGTCGCGCAGTTTCTCTAAAGCGTATGGTCTTGCTGGCTTGCGTATTGGTTACGGTGTAGCTCAGCCGCACTTAACTGATCTTTTAAATCGTATTCGTCAGCCATTTAATGTAAATAGTCTTGCGCAGGCGGCGGCGATCGCAGCTTTTCAAGACAAAGCATTCTTGCAGCAAGGATTTGAGTTAAACCGCGCAGGCTACGGGCAGCTTACCAAGGCGTTTGATGAATTGGGCTTGCAATATTTGCCGTCAGCGGGCAACTTTGTCTTAGTAAGAGTAGGTGATGATGACCAGGCGGGTGCTCGCATCAATTTGGAGTTACTCAAGCGCGGCATTATTGTTCGCCCAGTCGGTAACTATGGCTTGCCGCAATGGTTACGCATTTCTATTGGCTTGCCGGAAGAAAATGCGGCTTTTATTGTTGCCTTAAAAGATATTCTTAAATGA